From Pseudomonas sp. CCI4.2, one genomic window encodes:
- a CDS encoding OmpA family protein produces MRKQLMVPALLALSIGLAACATPPNPSLEQARTNFAALQADPQSSQVAALETKDASDWLDKADMAYRNKEDAKKVDQLSYLTLQRIEVAKQTVNLRTAEDQLKNAAAMRAQARLAARDAQIKQLQDSLNAKQTARGTLVTFGDVLFDVNKAELKSSGMMDVNKLAQFLQQNPDRKVVVEGYTDSSGSTSYNQSLSERRADSVRTALVKMGVDPTRIVAQGYGKEYPVADNSSNSGRAQNRRVEVTISNDNQPVAPRSSMQSTN; encoded by the coding sequence ATGCGTAAACAATTGATGGTTCCTGCTCTTCTCGCGCTGAGCATTGGCTTGGCCGCCTGTGCAACACCTCCGAATCCTAGCCTTGAACAAGCGCGGACCAACTTTGCCGCCCTGCAAGCCGACCCGCAATCGAGCCAGGTTGCCGCGCTGGAAACCAAGGACGCGAGTGACTGGCTGGATAAGGCCGACATGGCCTATCGCAATAAAGAGGACGCCAAAAAGGTCGATCAGCTGTCTTACCTGACCCTCCAACGAATTGAGGTGGCCAAGCAGACCGTTAACCTACGGACCGCTGAAGATCAGCTGAAAAACGCCGCCGCGATGCGAGCACAAGCGCGCTTGGCTGCCCGTGATGCGCAGATCAAACAGCTCCAGGACAGCTTGAACGCCAAGCAGACTGCTCGCGGTACCTTGGTGACCTTTGGCGATGTGTTGTTCGACGTAAACAAAGCGGAGCTGAAATCGTCCGGCATGATGGACGTCAACAAGCTTGCGCAGTTCTTGCAGCAAAACCCGGATCGCAAAGTGGTGGTCGAAGGCTACACCGACTCCAGCGGGTCTACGTCTTACAACCAGTCTTTGTCTGAACGCCGGGCCGATTCGGTACGCACAGCCTTGGTGAAGATGGGTGTCGATCCTACCCGCATCGTGGCTCAGGGTTACGGCAAGGAATACCCGGTTGCGGACAACAGCAGCAACTCGGGGCGCGCGCAAAATCGTCGCGTGGAAGTGACCATTTCCAACGACAATCAACCGGTAGCACCGCGCTCGTCGATGCAATCGACTAACTGA
- a CDS encoding energy transducer TonB, which yields MSDIESAPIGYLSYAGDYSLRNTRTLSGVTQLWSDAFARAMADQTADKTSDSVTPTVAAADPVTGEPLGGTNALGQIVDQRELPVNDVQRRPSVPLHLPIAEFELHLLPTPAEPFSVADMIEQQRHLDFDSGWVRPLVLDPHQADANPGPGPQTRPLHLPIAEFEWDLADKPALPLAAETVDEQQRHLNYDNGWARPIILQNLRMAA from the coding sequence ATGTCTGACATTGAATCCGCACCGATAGGCTATTTGTCGTACGCAGGCGACTACAGTCTTCGCAATACCAGAACCCTGAGCGGCGTTACCCAGCTCTGGTCGGATGCGTTCGCTCGTGCAATGGCAGACCAAACGGCGGATAAAACCAGCGACTCAGTGACGCCTACCGTCGCGGCGGCTGACCCAGTAACCGGCGAGCCACTGGGCGGTACGAATGCGCTAGGGCAAATCGTCGATCAGCGTGAGCTACCGGTAAATGATGTACAGCGTCGCCCATCCGTGCCGCTGCATTTGCCGATTGCTGAATTTGAACTGCACCTGCTGCCTACGCCTGCGGAGCCATTCAGCGTGGCGGACATGATCGAGCAGCAACGGCACCTGGATTTCGACAGCGGCTGGGTTCGGCCGCTGGTGCTCGATCCCCACCAAGCCGACGCAAATCCAGGCCCTGGTCCGCAAACGCGGCCACTGCATCTTCCTATCGCCGAGTTCGAATGGGACTTGGCTGATAAGCCTGCACTGCCGCTTGCCGCTGAAACCGTCGATGAGCAACAGCGCCATTTGAACTACGACAACGGCTGGGCACGGCCGATCATCCTGCAAAACCTGCGCATGGCCGCCTAA
- a CDS encoding pilin assembly protein, whose amino-acid sequence MKIRELAKHWEQNAKGRLSKTGYTIHLDVEAAARLAAIAEMYPKRLPEELLGELIGAALEELEASFPYVKGNHVVATDEEGDPLYEDVGPTPRFLALSRQHLHQLDEKSDA is encoded by the coding sequence ATGAAAATTCGTGAACTTGCCAAACACTGGGAACAGAATGCCAAGGGCCGCTTGAGCAAAACCGGCTATACGATTCATCTGGACGTCGAAGCCGCCGCGCGCTTGGCGGCCATTGCCGAGATGTACCCCAAACGTCTTCCCGAGGAACTGCTTGGGGAACTGATTGGCGCGGCGCTGGAAGAACTTGAGGCCAGCTTTCCGTACGTCAAAGGCAACCATGTGGTGGCCACGGATGAAGAAGGTGATCCGCTGTACGAAGACGTCGGTCCTACCCCGCGCTTTCTTGCCCTTTCGCGGCAACATCTGCATCAGCTTGACGAAAAATCTGACGCGTAA
- a CDS encoding class I SAM-dependent methyltransferase — MSEQQTGSRIRVETLISNGQAQAEHWAQRLGLPLEDTHAEFALQVTDDGLQLQQLGADTSGPVRVDFVEGSAAHRRLFGGGSGQMIAKAVGIQPGVRPRVLDATAGLGKDAFVLASLGCDISLIERQPIIAALLADGLARGLRDREIGPIIAQMRLLTGNSIELIRAWEGEPPQVIYLDPMFPHREKTALVKKEMRLFRPLVGDDMDAPALLEAALALATHRVVVKRPRKAPSIDGPKPGYALDGKSSRYDIYPKKALKG, encoded by the coding sequence ATGAGTGAGCAACAAACGGGCAGCCGCATTCGCGTCGAGACCCTGATCAGCAACGGACAGGCCCAAGCAGAGCACTGGGCGCAGCGCCTCGGCCTGCCATTGGAAGACACCCACGCCGAATTCGCCCTGCAAGTGACCGACGACGGTTTGCAATTGCAGCAGTTGGGCGCAGACACTTCGGGGCCGGTGCGGGTGGATTTCGTCGAAGGTTCGGCGGCGCATCGACGGTTATTCGGCGGCGGCAGCGGGCAGATGATCGCCAAGGCTGTCGGTATCCAACCGGGCGTGCGACCTCGGGTGCTGGATGCGACAGCGGGATTGGGCAAAGACGCGTTCGTGCTCGCCAGCCTGGGTTGTGACATAAGCCTGATCGAACGTCAGCCGATCATTGCCGCGCTGCTCGCAGACGGCCTGGCCCGCGGGCTGAGAGATCGCGAAATCGGGCCGATCATTGCGCAGATGCGTTTGCTGACCGGCAATTCAATCGAGCTGATTCGGGCTTGGGAAGGTGAGCCGCCGCAGGTGATCTATCTGGACCCGATGTTTCCGCACCGGGAAAAAACCGCGTTGGTCAAAAAAGAAATGCGCCTGTTCCGGCCCTTGGTGGGCGACGACATGGACGCTCCAGCGTTACTCGAAGCAGCGTTGGCGCTGGCCACCCACCGAGTGGTGGTCAAACGCCCCCGCAAAGCCCCCAGTATCGATGGCCCAAAGCCTGGTTATGCGCTGGATGGAAAATCCAGCCGCTACGACATCTACCCCAAAAAAGCACTCAAAGGCTGA
- a CDS encoding alpha/beta hydrolase produces the protein MLTLAGCSSLLFYPEPGLPFTPEKAHVQFRDVTLIAADGTHLHGWWLPAKAGVPVKGTVLHLHGNGGNLAWHLGGSYWLPAEGYQVLLLDYRGYGLSQGEPSLPAIYQDIDAAFDWLNTAPQVQGKPLVVLGQSIGGSLAVHYLAEHPQQRARLKALVLDGTPASYRDVARYTLSTSWLTWPLQTPLSWLIPDSESAIKGMPQLVGTPIMMFQSIDDTLVPLSNGISLYQAAPPPRVLQLTRGGHVQTFFDPTWRQVLLRYLEDPQHFNGLRRLAEVPNYPETPVAQPATQHSEIEHSESPQ, from the coding sequence ATGCTGACCCTCGCAGGTTGCAGCTCCCTGTTGTTTTACCCCGAACCCGGCTTGCCCTTTACCCCTGAAAAAGCCCATGTGCAATTTCGCGATGTAACATTGATCGCCGCTGACGGCACGCACTTGCATGGCTGGTGGCTGCCTGCAAAAGCCGGGGTGCCGGTCAAAGGCACGGTTTTGCACCTGCACGGCAATGGCGGCAATCTGGCTTGGCACCTGGGCGGCAGTTATTGGCTGCCAGCCGAGGGCTATCAAGTGTTGCTGCTGGACTACCGGGGCTACGGTTTGTCTCAAGGCGAGCCCAGTTTGCCGGCGATCTATCAAGACATCGACGCCGCGTTTGATTGGCTGAACACCGCGCCGCAGGTACAGGGGAAACCATTGGTGGTCCTTGGGCAAAGCATCGGTGGTTCGCTGGCCGTGCACTATTTGGCTGAGCATCCACAGCAAAGGGCGCGGCTCAAAGCCTTGGTGTTAGACGGCACGCCGGCCAGCTACCGGGATGTTGCGCGCTACACCTTGAGCACGTCGTGGCTGACCTGGCCGCTGCAAACGCCACTGTCATGGCTGATCCCGGACTCAGAAAGCGCCATCAAAGGAATGCCGCAGCTGGTGGGCACGCCCATCATGATGTTTCAGAGCATCGACGATACGTTGGTCCCTCTTTCCAATGGCATCAGTCTGTATCAAGCTGCGCCGCCGCCGAGGGTCCTGCAATTGACCCGGGGTGGCCATGTGCAGACGTTCTTTGACCCGACCTGGCGCCAGGTGTTGCTGCGTTATCTGGAAGACCCGCAGCACTTCAATGGGCTGCGTCGATTGGCCGAAGTCCCGAATTACCCCGAAACCCCGGTTGCGCAACCCGCAACTCAGCATTCAGAAATTGAACATTCAGAGAGTCCGCAATGA
- the adk gene encoding adenylate kinase, whose amino-acid sequence MRVILLGAPGAGKGTQAKFITEKFSIPQISTGDMLRAAVKAGTELGLKAKSVMDSGGLVSDDLIIGLIKDRLSQPDCANGVLFDGFPRTIPQAEALLTAGLEIDNVVEIAVDDEEIVKRISGRRVHEGSGRVYHLIYNPPKVAGLDDVTGEPLVQRKDDVEATVRHRLEVYHAQTKPLVSFYQNLATQNGKPKFSHIEGIGSVDDITAKVLAAFS is encoded by the coding sequence ATGCGCGTGATTCTGCTGGGAGCTCCCGGGGCCGGTAAAGGTACTCAGGCAAAATTCATCACCGAGAAATTCAGCATCCCGCAAATTTCCACGGGTGACATGCTGCGCGCAGCCGTTAAAGCCGGCACAGAACTTGGCCTGAAAGCCAAAAGCGTCATGGACAGCGGCGGTCTGGTCTCCGATGACCTGATCATCGGCTTGATCAAAGACCGTTTGTCCCAGCCAGATTGCGCCAATGGCGTGCTGTTCGACGGCTTCCCACGTACGATCCCCCAAGCTGAAGCGTTGCTGACCGCCGGATTGGAAATCGACAACGTGGTTGAAATCGCGGTCGATGACGAAGAAATCGTCAAACGCATCTCCGGTCGTAGGGTGCATGAAGGTTCTGGTCGCGTTTATCACCTTATCTACAATCCGCCAAAGGTGGCGGGTCTGGATGATGTTACCGGCGAGCCGCTGGTTCAGCGCAAAGATGACGTCGAAGCCACCGTGCGTCACCGCCTTGAGGTTTACCACGCTCAAACCAAGCCGCTGGTTTCGTTCTACCAGAACCTGGCGACTCAGAATGGCAAGCCGAAGTTCAGCCACATCGAAGGCATCGGTTCTGTCGACGACATCACCGCCAAGGTGCTGGCTGCTTTTAGCTGA
- the ppc gene encoding phosphoenolpyruvate carboxylase, translating to MADIDARLREDVHLLGELLGNTIREQRGPEFLEKIERIRKGAKAGRRGSAAGTEQLSTSVDELSEDELLPMTRAFNQFLNLANIAEQYQLIHRREDPLPQPFESRVLPELLERLKNTGHSPEALARQLGKLEIELVLTAHPTEVARRTLIQKYDAIAAQLAALDHRDLSAAERENITVRLQRLIAEAWHTEEIRRTRPTPIDEAKWGFAVIEHSLWQAIPNYLRKADHALHVATGLHLPLEAAPIRFASWMGGDRDGNPNVTAAVTREVLLLARWMAADLYLRDVDQLASELSMQEASGALRAAAGDSAEPYRAVLKRLRDRLRATRKWAQSSLAVTQPAPDSVLHNNRDLFEPLNLCFQSLHDCGMGVIADGPLLDCLRRAVTFGLFLVRLDVRQDSSRHTAAMTEITDYLGLGRYEDWNEDARITFLLRELKNRRPLLPSHFKPAADTAEVLATCREVSAAPAASLGSYVISMAGAASDVLAVQLLLKETGLQRPMRVVPLFETLSDLDNAGPAIEQLLSLPGYRLSLHGPQEVMIGYSDSAKDAGTTAAAWAQYRAQEQLVDICREQQVELLLFHGRGGTVGRGGGPAHAAILSQPPGSVAGRFRTTEQGEMIRFKFGLPDIAEQNLNLYLAAVLEATLQPPPRPEPAWREMMDHLAADGVSAYRAVVRENPEFVEYFRQATPEQELGRLPLGSRPAKRREGGVESLRAIPWIFAWTQTRLMLPAWLGWETALSKALERGEGELLAHMREQWPFFRTRIDMLEMVLAKADSDIAQLYDERLVEPHLQHLGSHLRDLLSQACQVVLGLTGQSQLLAHSPETLEFISLRNTYLDPLHLLQAELLSRSRTREAALDSPLEQALLVSVAGIAAGLRNTG from the coding sequence ATGGCCGATATCGACGCACGTTTACGCGAAGACGTTCACCTGCTGGGTGAGCTGTTGGGCAATACCATCCGTGAGCAACGCGGGCCTGAGTTTCTCGAAAAAATCGAGCGCATTCGCAAAGGCGCCAAAGCAGGACGGCGCGGCTCGGCAGCGGGCACTGAGCAGTTGAGTACCAGCGTTGATGAGCTGAGCGAGGATGAGTTACTGCCGATGACGCGAGCGTTCAATCAGTTTTTGAACCTGGCCAACATTGCAGAGCAATATCAACTTATCCACCGTCGCGAAGACCCGTTGCCACAGCCATTTGAATCCCGTGTGCTGCCTGAGCTGCTGGAACGGCTAAAAAACACCGGCCATTCGCCTGAGGCGTTGGCGCGGCAGTTGGGCAAGCTGGAAATCGAGTTGGTATTGACGGCGCACCCCACCGAAGTGGCGCGCCGAACCCTGATTCAAAAATACGACGCGATCGCCGCGCAATTGGCGGCCCTCGACCATCGTGACCTCAGCGCCGCTGAGCGCGAAAACATTACCGTGCGCCTGCAACGGCTGATTGCCGAAGCCTGGCACACCGAAGAAATCCGCCGCACCCGCCCGACGCCCATCGACGAGGCAAAATGGGGCTTCGCCGTGATCGAGCACTCCCTGTGGCAGGCGATACCCAATTACCTGCGCAAGGCCGATCACGCCCTGCATGTGGCCACCGGGTTGCACCTGCCGCTGGAAGCCGCACCCATACGCTTTGCGTCGTGGATGGGTGGCGACCGTGATGGCAACCCCAACGTTACCGCTGCGGTCACTCGAGAGGTCTTGCTGCTGGCGCGCTGGATGGCGGCTGATCTTTACCTGCGTGACGTTGATCAATTGGCGTCCGAACTGTCGATGCAAGAGGCCAGCGGTGCCTTGCGTGCCGCCGCTGGTGATAGCGCCGAACCGTATCGCGCCGTACTCAAGCGGTTGCGCGATCGCCTGCGTGCCACGCGCAAATGGGCTCAATCTTCATTGGCCGTCACGCAACCAGCGCCCGACAGTGTGTTACACAACAACCGGGATCTGTTTGAGCCGTTGAACCTGTGTTTCCAGTCCTTGCACGACTGTGGCATGGGTGTCATTGCCGATGGACCGTTGCTCGATTGCCTGCGGCGTGCGGTGACCTTCGGGTTGTTTTTGGTGCGTCTGGACGTGCGTCAAGATTCCAGTCGCCACACGGCGGCGATGACTGAAATTACCGACTATTTGGGCTTGGGCCGCTACGAAGACTGGAACGAAGACGCGCGGATTACCTTCCTGCTGCGCGAGCTAAAAAACCGTCGTCCGTTATTGCCCAGCCACTTCAAACCTGCTGCCGATACCGCCGAGGTGCTCGCGACCTGCCGTGAAGTGTCGGCGGCGCCGGCTGCGTCGCTGGGTTCATACGTGATCTCCATGGCCGGGGCCGCTTCGGATGTGTTGGCGGTGCAACTGCTGCTTAAGGAAACCGGTCTGCAACGGCCGATGCGCGTGGTGCCGTTGTTTGAAACCTTGTCGGACCTGGACAACGCCGGTCCTGCCATCGAACAGTTACTCAGCCTGCCGGGCTATCGCTTGAGTCTGCATGGCCCGCAAGAAGTGATGATCGGCTATTCCGACTCGGCCAAGGACGCCGGGACTACCGCTGCGGCGTGGGCCCAATACCGGGCTCAGGAGCAATTGGTCGACATCTGTCGCGAGCAGCAAGTTGAACTGTTGCTGTTTCACGGTCGCGGCGGCACGGTCGGCCGTGGTGGTGGCCCCGCCCACGCGGCAATTCTGTCGCAGCCGCCGGGGTCAGTGGCAGGGCGCTTTCGCACGACGGAACAGGGCGAGATGATTCGTTTCAAGTTCGGTTTGCCGGACATCGCCGAGCAGAACCTCAATTTGTACCTGGCAGCAGTGCTCGAAGCCACGCTGCAACCGCCACCCCGTCCTGAACCGGCGTGGCGCGAAATGATGGATCACTTGGCCGCTGATGGTGTTAGTGCCTACCGGGCGGTGGTGCGCGAGAATCCTGAATTCGTCGAATACTTCCGTCAGGCCACCCCCGAGCAAGAACTGGGGCGCCTACCGTTGGGCAGCCGGCCAGCCAAGCGTCGTGAAGGTGGGGTTGAAAGCTTGCGTGCGATCCCGTGGATTTTTGCCTGGACCCAAACCCGTTTGATGCTGCCCGCCTGGCTCGGTTGGGAAACCGCGTTGAGCAAAGCGCTGGAGCGCGGCGAAGGTGAACTGTTGGCGCACATGCGTGAACAGTGGCCATTTTTCCGCACGCGTATCGACATGCTGGAGATGGTGTTGGCCAAGGCCGACAGTGACATCGCTCAACTGTATGACGAACGACTGGTCGAGCCACACCTGCAACATTTAGGCAGTCACTTGCGCGACCTATTGTCGCAGGCCTGCCAAGTGGTACTGGGGCTGACAGGGCAATCGCAGCTACTTGCACATAGTCCAGAGACCCTTGAGTTCATTAGTTTGCGCAATACTTACCTCGACCCCTTGCACCTGTTGCAGGCTGAACTATTGTCACGTTCACGCACACGCGAGGCAGCGCTGGACAGCCCTTTGGAACAAGCATTGCTGGTGTCGGTGGCAGGCATAGCCGCCGGGTTGCGTAACACGGGCTGA
- a CDS encoding flavohemoglobin expression-modulating QEGLA motif protein → MDDYQQTIRALSDRIVVAQTPIRVLDAVKWDDNVRRGFLEAKGKKMPAVDRAYYDNRPLAFDSNAVKLEFQNIERDITRQLGQFNPVGQIMRRMCKEYRMVIRMLEARGTPDFGLISQELYGAASDAFHAGDPTLADLGMMLSDYLNNIAGRGDLKDEAKTLTAKDAVEMLQSRLNKVFGEAESTIRVFESDGIVADAAAGADYIKIRTDAMFNERDVRALEVHEGLVHVGTTLNGQNQPICTFLSKGPPSSTVTQEGLAILMEVIAFASYPSRLRKLTNRTRAIHMAEEGADFLQVFEFYREQGFEMAESYGNASRVFRGSVPNGLPFTKDLSYLKGFIMVYNYIQLAVRKGKLEQVPLLFCGKTTLEDMRTLRQLVDEGLVVPPKYLPEQFRDMNALSAWMCFSNFLNHLSLDRIEADYSNIL, encoded by the coding sequence GTGGACGATTACCAGCAGACTATTCGCGCGCTGTCAGACCGTATCGTCGTGGCTCAGACCCCGATCCGTGTGCTCGATGCAGTGAAGTGGGACGACAATGTTCGTAGGGGTTTTCTCGAAGCGAAGGGCAAGAAAATGCCTGCTGTGGATCGCGCCTATTACGATAACCGCCCGCTGGCGTTTGACTCCAACGCGGTGAAGCTGGAATTCCAGAACATCGAACGCGACATTACCCGGCAGCTGGGGCAATTTAACCCGGTCGGGCAGATTATGCGGCGCATGTGCAAGGAATACCGCATGGTGATCCGCATGCTCGAAGCGCGGGGTACGCCGGACTTCGGCCTGATTTCCCAAGAGCTGTATGGCGCCGCTTCCGACGCGTTCCACGCGGGTGACCCTACCCTGGCCGACCTGGGCATGATGCTCTCCGATTACCTGAACAACATTGCCGGGCGCGGCGACCTTAAAGACGAGGCGAAAACCCTCACCGCGAAAGACGCGGTGGAGATGCTGCAATCGCGACTGAACAAAGTGTTCGGCGAAGCTGAATCAACCATCCGCGTGTTCGAGTCTGACGGCATCGTTGCTGACGCTGCGGCGGGCGCTGATTACATCAAGATTCGTACTGACGCCATGTTCAACGAGCGCGACGTGCGGGCGCTGGAAGTACACGAGGGGCTGGTCCACGTCGGGACGACCCTCAACGGCCAGAACCAACCGATCTGTACCTTCTTGTCGAAAGGCCCGCCATCGTCGACGGTGACGCAGGAAGGCTTGGCGATCCTGATGGAAGTCATCGCCTTTGCCTCGTATCCAAGCCGCCTGCGCAAACTGACCAACCGGACGCGAGCCATTCACATGGCCGAAGAAGGTGCTGATTTCCTCCAGGTGTTCGAGTTCTATCGCGAGCAAGGCTTTGAAATGGCCGAGAGCTATGGCAATGCCAGTCGCGTATTTCGTGGATCGGTGCCCAACGGCCTGCCATTCACCAAAGACTTGTCCTACCTCAAGGGCTTCATCATGGTTTACAACTACATTCAGTTGGCCGTGCGTAAAGGCAAACTGGAGCAAGTGCCGCTGTTGTTTTGTGGCAAGACCACGCTGGAAGACATGCGCACCTTGCGTCAACTGGTCGATGAAGGCTTGGTGGTGCCGCCCAAGTACCTGCCCGAGCAGTTCCGCGACATGAATGCGTTGTCTGCCTGGATGTGTTTTTCGAACTTCCTCAACCACCTGAGTCTGGACCGGATCGAAGCGGACTATTCCAATATTTTGTAA
- a CDS encoding DUF4398 domain-containing protein, with amino-acid sequence MELNTMKINTATPSFSRVRGLKLAVLALGSSVVLAGCAGNPPTAQYAVTQSAVNSAVSAGGTEYAAVQMKSAQDKLKAAELAMHDKKYDEAKMLAEQSEWDARVAERTAQAAKAQKAVQDARQGADELRQDGMKTTQ; translated from the coding sequence ATGGAGTTGAACACCATGAAGATCAATACTGCCACCCCCTCGTTTAGCCGCGTTCGCGGGTTGAAACTGGCTGTTTTGGCACTCGGCAGCAGCGTTGTATTGGCCGGATGTGCGGGTAACCCACCGACGGCGCAGTACGCAGTCACTCAATCTGCCGTGAACAGCGCCGTCAGCGCAGGTGGCACCGAGTACGCGGCCGTGCAGATGAAGTCGGCTCAGGACAAGCTCAAAGCAGCGGAACTGGCGATGCACGACAAGAAATACGACGAAGCGAAAATGCTTGCCGAGCAGTCCGAATGGGACGCCCGTGTAGCTGAACGTACCGCTCAAGCGGCCAAAGCTCAAAAAGCTGTCCAGGATGCCCGTCAGGGTGCTGATGAACTGCGGCAGGACGGCATGAAGACCACGCAGTAA
- the tsaB gene encoding tRNA (adenosine(37)-N6)-threonylcarbamoyltransferase complex dimerization subunit type 1 TsaB, with protein MTTLLALDTATEACSVALLHDGKVLSHYEVIPRLHAQRLLPMIKDLLAEAGVALSAVDAIAFGRGPGAFTGVRIAIGVVQGLAFALERPVLPVSNLAVLAQRAFRERGVRQVASAIDARMDEVYWGCYRETAGEMRLAGIEAVLPPELAALPDDAQGEWFGAGTGWGYAERIAIKVAGHDAQLLPHAQDLLTLATFAWARGEAVVADQAQPVYLRDKVATPKAK; from the coding sequence ATGACCACCTTGCTGGCCCTGGATACCGCCACTGAAGCTTGCTCTGTCGCTTTGCTCCACGACGGCAAAGTGCTGAGCCACTACGAGGTCATCCCGCGTCTGCATGCACAGCGCTTGTTGCCGATGATCAAGGACCTGCTGGCCGAAGCCGGGGTTGCCTTGTCTGCGGTTGACGCCATCGCTTTTGGTCGCGGACCGGGGGCATTTACCGGAGTGCGTATCGCTATCGGCGTCGTGCAGGGCCTGGCATTTGCCCTGGAACGCCCGGTATTGCCGGTGTCGAACTTGGCCGTGTTGGCGCAACGTGCGTTCCGTGAGCGCGGTGTCCGTCAGGTTGCCTCGGCGATCGATGCGCGGATGGACGAGGTCTACTGGGGCTGTTATCGCGAAACAGCCGGTGAAATGCGCTTAGCCGGGATCGAAGCGGTCTTGCCCCCGGAACTGGCTGCATTGCCGGATGATGCTCAGGGTGAATGGTTCGGCGCAGGCACGGGCTGGGGTTATGCCGAGCGGATCGCAATCAAGGTGGCTGGGCATGACGCGCAATTGCTGCCCCATGCACAAGATTTGCTGACTCTGGCGACCTTCGCTTGGGCACGTGGCGAAGCCGTTGTCGCTGACCAGGCGCAACCGGTTTACCTGCGCGATAAAGTCGCGACCCCCAAGGCTAAGTAG
- a CDS encoding DUF72 domain-containing protein, with translation MNSSLPPYYLGCPSWSENAWRDSLYPENARPNEFLGLYAQVFNAVEGNTTFYARPSPVIVERWARTLPEHFRITAKFHRDISHGGDLRQQLHAADDFIALLAPLGQRVSPLWLQLPASFGPLRLAELVSFIDALERPLAVEVRHPAFFAKGDEERMLNRLLLDRGVERICLDPRALFSCVSTDPAVLHAQSKKPKVPPRPAALTQCPQVRFIGHPLLEANDPFLAPWVEKVAGWIEEGRTPYVFLHTPDNLQAPDLARRFHQQLMTRLPGLSPLVVLESEAPDAQQQLGLL, from the coding sequence TTGAATTCTTCTCTTCCCCCTTATTACCTCGGTTGCCCGTCCTGGAGTGAAAACGCCTGGCGCGATTCTCTGTACCCGGAGAACGCCCGTCCTAACGAATTCCTCGGCTTGTACGCGCAGGTGTTCAATGCGGTCGAAGGCAATACCACGTTTTATGCCCGGCCTTCGCCCGTGATTGTTGAACGCTGGGCTCGAACGCTGCCGGAACACTTTCGAATCACCGCCAAATTCCATCGCGACATCAGCCACGGTGGCGACCTGCGTCAACAACTGCACGCAGCTGACGACTTCATTGCGCTCCTCGCGCCTCTGGGCCAGCGCGTGTCGCCGTTGTGGCTGCAATTACCGGCGAGCTTCGGCCCGCTGCGATTGGCTGAGCTGGTAAGTTTTATCGACGCCCTTGAGCGTCCGCTGGCGGTAGAGGTTCGGCACCCGGCGTTTTTCGCCAAGGGCGATGAAGAACGGATGCTCAATCGATTGTTGCTGGACCGGGGTGTAGAGCGCATCTGCCTTGATCCGCGAGCGCTGTTCAGTTGTGTGTCAACGGACCCAGCGGTGCTGCATGCGCAGTCGAAAAAACCCAAAGTCCCGCCGCGCCCCGCAGCACTGACGCAATGTCCCCAAGTGCGTTTTATCGGTCATCCACTGTTGGAAGCCAATGATCCGTTCTTGGCGCCTTGGGTCGAGAAAGTCGCCGGCTGGATAGAGGAGGGGCGTACGCCTTATGTCTTTCTGCACACCCCCGACAACCTTCAGGCGCCTGACTTGGCGCGACGCTTCCATCAGCAATTGATGACACGGTTGCCGGGGTTGTCGCCATTGGTGGTGTTGGAGAGCGAGGCGCCTGACGCGCAACAGCAATTGGGTTTGCTGTAA